The window GTCAAATGGCAGGACTTCCACCAACACAAAAACGAATAATCCCTATAAAGACATTAAGTTGGACCTTGTTACTGAAATGCCAGTCGGTGAAAAAAAACTGGCTCATTTTACCTCAAGTTGCAGAATAGAAAACTGACATCCAGAATGATTTGTAACGTACTGTGAAAAACACCACGACATGGCCATTACTGCCTCACTGAACAATCTATGGTTGTCAGCAGGAGCCCTTGTGCATATGCCCTGACGTCACAGAGATTCATTCCAGTGATCAGACTCACTGTGAACTGTCCTCATTATTTATTCTCTTAAGTTCCCGAATGTGAAGGTTCCGCACTCTCTCCAGGCGCTCCAACTCCGCCTGGATTTCAGCTTCTTCCTGTAATGATTCACACAAACAGACATAAAGAAGAACATCAGAGGACTGACTACAAGGAGAGGGGAGAGCATCAAAACCCACTTCTACACCGAGGCTGACAAGTCATTTTAAAAACTAACGGTTGACGTGGTAGAAAGTCTGTCTAGGGAAATCAGTCTGATGCTTAATTCCCTATGAAAGCTAATAATTCAATATACTATAAGgtttggagaagaaaaaaaagccaCAGAATCTCTAGGCAGTCAAACTAATAGTGGTTATATATCAGGATGTCTTATCCCCATTTCATTGTCTTGATGAACAATGGTGACATATGAAACAATGAAAGGTCAGCTCGTGTTGCCTGGCCCTGCCAGGTTGGGCATCTACACACTGACCTTTTTTAGATGGCCGAGTCGCAGTTTGTAAATCTCCTCCTGCTCATGGTACTCTGCTAGAGTCAACCTTCGGAATGAACCAACAAAATAAATGACTAATGAGAGCTACAGGATCAGGCATATATGCTCATAGATATCTATCGTCTGGTGTGTTTAGGCTTAGCCACAAGTAAGGAGGACAAGTGCACTCACAGCTGAGGTAGGCTGGGCTTGAGAAAGGGATCGTTCTCCGCGCCGTTCACTGCCTTGGTTTTGCGTTGCTTTGGCTCAGAGTTTGTGGTTGGTGCTTGGGAGTTGCTGGAGGATGGGGGTTTCCTCTTTGCTAGGAGTTTTCTCTGCTTCTCGatttcctccctctgttggtttatcCACTCTTGCTGTCTGCAGATAAAGATGATATATGCAATCAATACCATTTCCCGCTACGCTTGCGCTTAACCCTGGCTAAGGCTTTAGAATAAAAAGGAAAATGGTACATTTCAGTACTAATTCTACAGATGTCTTTGATCCCTGGTTGAAAGATAAATACATGTAGCTTGCCAACCATATCATAGTTGAAAGTTATATTCCAGGTCAACTTAAGGTACTCACTTGACTAGGTTTTGGAAGGCAAAGCCATCTGTCCACTGCTCTGTGAAGGAGGCTCCATGTCGTACAGTGGTAAAATGGCCTAACCGTAGTCTGTCTTGCATACTCTTCTCCCGGCACGCCTGCTTTTCCTGAGTGCTCTAAGCAACACATACACAATGTCAGGCATCACGGACTGATACGCAATACCAGATTACTCATACGGAAATGCAAAAGACTTGGCACAACGTCAAAAGCCAGACATGCCGGGCTTTAGACATTCCACTTTGAAATGAAAGTACCTTTTCTATGAGCAACTTCTTGCTCATGGTGATGCATTTATTTAAGCGTTCTTTGTACTTTTCAAGTAATTTCTGTTGTTCATCTATCTGTCTCCTGAGATCACAGTTTGCCTATGGAGAAACACACATTAGGTTAATCATTACAATTCTAACACCCAGGACCTCTAAAACAGAATTAATACAGTCAGTCTAGCATGGATAACATGCATTTTTGTATGTACTTTTGAGTCCACTGGCAGCACACTGAACTGTGTTCAGTTGTGCCAGAGTAATATATCACTGACACTTAAAGttcttaacttctttgggatagggggcagcattttcacttttggatgaaaagcatgcccagagtaaactgcctcctactcagtcccagatgctaatatatgcatattattattagatagaaaacactgaagtttctaaaactgtttgaatgatgtctgagtataacagaactcatatggcaggcaaaaacctgagaaaaaatccaaacaggaagtgggaagtccggttggaacattattgaacatttatgataaaaacatcctaaagattgattctatacttagtttgacaagtttctacgacctgtaatataactttgaacttttcgtccgccgttcggctggacctgaacgcgcgtttggatttgtttaccaaacgcccaaacaaaagaagctatttggacataaatgatgatgATGAACGGGGTTTcgcagtcctagacaggttaagtCCCTCATTGTGTTTATGCTGAGGTTTTCTTTGTGCTCATCAGATAGCTTTTCTTACCCTAAGCAAATCATCTATTCTGCCTTCTTTTTTCTCAAGGTCCAGGTTCTTGTTACTTTCAAGGGCAGCCAATTTGAGCCCCGTCAGATCAGTCTGCAAAGAAAACAAATAGAACAAATTCTTAAAATGTGCCAACACAATGTCAGTTCAAAAAGTGCTGAACGCACATACTAATGGTTGTCATCCTCACCTGCACACATTTGACTGCTAGCTGCTTAGGATGCATCACATGGTCCCCAAAAGACAGACTCGTAGGAGATGAGCTGTTTTGCCTAATCTGAAACACAAGGGACAACAATTGTTTGCATATCGATCTAATTATACCATCAATATTACTTATAAACATTGACGGTTTAAAATAGGCCGGTCTGGCTCTGGGCTGTTCTGGCCTGGACAAGGATACTTACCGCTTGTTGCCATTCGAAACAGAAGACGGCAAATTAATTAAGTGGATATGGGTGTAACTTACACTGGAAACCTGCGCGGTGTGGGAATGTGAGTTCTGGGGTGAGCGGATCACTGGGGGGAGACCTCTCACAGGACTGGACCCATTCCCTCCTTGGAACTGGAGAAAAAGAGGCCACCAGTGTGAGTGCCATCATTGCCTGCCACTTGGCAAAAACAGAGGCACAGAAAGCCTCCTTTATGTTTCGTTCTGTTTACTGCCTCTGAGTGAAATGGAACTTCATTGATATTCTCCAAAACAGAACACCTCTCAGATGAACACCAAACGTGGTGCTCCAGCACACAGGGACATTAAGAGTAGAACTTTCACTTAAAAAACATTTAGCATGCTCCCAACTCATGTAACTTACATCAAAATAATCACTAATTTTGGGTCCTCGCACGATAGACTTCCCTGTGAGAGAGAAAATACATTTACCATCGACAATCATTTATAAATTATGGCCATCATACAGTAGTGACTATTTGTACCCGGAGGATAACAGAAACGGCTTAAGGGACGTTACCTTGGCTGCTCTCTGATTGGGTATCAGGTTTCCTTTTTCTTCCCCTGGATGATTCAGAGTGTTTCTTTTCAGGAGTCTGTCCAAGAAAAACTCAGTTTAACCAATAACCACCATCATCTGGTAGGTTGTACAAGTAGAGTTACTTTGATTCCTTGAAATGTCAAGATGAGGATGTAATGACTGTTGTGAATATACTGTAGCAGCAGCAAAATGCCTAACCTACAGCCTGCTAAGTGAGTTCCTGAACGTAGGTGAACTGACCGACCACTGCTGCCTACCGGCCCAGCAGCTGAAAAATGAAGGGGAACATAGCCTAGTATTCCAAATACAATGGAGTACCTACCGAATATGCAGGAGAGCTCCCCCTTTTCACATCGGAGCTCTGCAAACAAGAGGGGTACAGAGAATGAGTTCAATGTAATGAAATACATGACTAATATCGTTTATAATTTACACAGTTGAGAGAGGATGTTTATCTATGGCCAATGCAGCCCGTTGGCAGTTTTGGGCCACAGGCTGAGAGAAATAAAGACAAAAAGCAACTACAGCAGGTAACAGGTAACTGTGGAACAAAGATTAACTAGCCTTTTCTAATGTCTGATTCAAATCTCAAATGACAGAGTATACACACActgcccaattctgatcttttgaccaatcacatcagatctttttcagaaccgatttgattggtcaaaagaccaattagttaaAAAtagactgcctgtgtaaacgcagccttcaGGAGCTATACTTatggaggggggaaaaaaataagATTGCCAAACAAGGAATAATCATGATCAACCAATTTAATTAATTACCAACCACCAAGATAACATATGAGGATTCTTTCTGCCCTACAAAAGAAAAGCATTAAAATGCTTAAACTGAGAAAACCCAAACTAAATCAAAAAGGAGTAGCCTATTTCAACCAAGCAGAGGAATCCTCGTGACATTTATGCAAGACCCCAGGACCAAGACAGAGCCTTGTGCAGAGAATCTGCTGACAGGTGCTAGTCTGATTGAGTGTGTCAACAGTGCATCATTAGGGAGTTTATGACGTATGGTAGCATCTGTGTGGGTGACATCTGTGCAGATTCAGCAGCAGAGGAGGCCAGAGAGGATTtattctgcctcctcctctcccccctcgaTCATGCTCACACACAGGCCTCCATCCGTGACTTATTAAACCAGTCAAACTGTACAGAAGGGAGGGGAGCAGACAGGCACCTGCAGTCAGGTTGCTAGTATACTCGCACACTCCACTGCAGTGGTTCAGGCTTCTTTATTCCAGACAATGTTGGAGCCCACCATCCCACACAAACAGGCTGCGACACTGCAGCCCCACCCAAGTTGGAAGCCATTTGTGTTTTGCCTTCATTAGCATAGAGCTGTGCTGCCAAACACAGGAAAACAGTGTGGAGGGAGGCGCAGACGCAGCATGATGCCTGTGATCAGGCTGCCCTGGCACAGACCGTGTTTGTACAGAGAGGTGAGAGCTTGTGGTATGATGCGTCACAAGGCAGTTTAATTACAACAAGATTCCGCACATTTTTATTCTCTCTAGAGCTAGCTCCATCTTAGGTTGCGTCTGACATTTTCACCAGTGACAGAGGATCATATgagggtccagctcctctccctctgtggGATCTCCTTGCTCACGCCAACCAGCCCACATCTGACATCCAATCAAAACATAGGTCTAATCCAAACAAAGGATGGAatgtcagataaaaaaaaaacacagaaaagCCATGAAAACCAGTTATATTGTCTGACAAGAGCCTGTTCAAACAAACATGCACATTGATTCATTATATAATGTTTCACTAAAACTGTAACACCACCATGTTAAGAAACATACCTCTGACTCTTTGTCACTGGAAGACCCCAGGCTTCCAAAACTTTGATTTGAACAGTCATTGTTCGTCATTCCCTGAAAATAAAAACAGAGGTACGTCATGACGTTCTTCTGAAAAGAAACCATGACAACTATTTACTTTATTTTTGTTACACAAAATAAGCCTAACAGACAATTAGACTAGCTAAAAACATGCAGCCACGTGTTACTGTAGTAATGGGAGTGTATGGGGATCAGGGGTTTGAGGCAAGCGCACACACTTTGGTTCCCCCGCTGGTGCTGCCTGTGCTGCCCCCGGTACTGCCCCCAGTGCCAGTGACCGCACCCATGAAGCGAGCCTCCAGCAGCTCCTGTCTCCGGGGGTCCAGACTGTGCAGCTCCTCCATGGTTCctggaagagaggagaaacaccACCTTAACATTAAAAGGTAAACCACTTATTGCCTACTCCTCCTTACATCCCCACATTCCTCTCAGTCATCCAACGCTGCAGAGTAGACCTGACTGCATCATGATCACCACTTCTATGTCAGGCCTTACTTGAAACGTTTAAGTAGGACATTTTATGAATGGTGACCATTACAGAGTAGGATGCCAAGCCTAAAAAAAAAGTATTCTCAGTCAATCATATTTCACGGCTTTTACAAACGGCTCACAAAGCTGGTTTGTGAGCCTTTTCCCACTCACAGCTGTCCCATTGTGTTCATTCTGAAGGTGAGATGTTAATGAGGCAATGCAGTCCAAATGGAAGTGTCTTGAGTTTTGTTTGTGTGTCCTACAGTCTTGtaccgaggggggggggggggggggggggtcactgggacaggcaatgtaacgtCACAATTTTTATGTTGCACCTTACTGAACTCAATCTTAAAGTATAGCCTACTCAGCAGCCTTACATCTACTTATTCTTTTAGGACTATACAAGGAAAACCAGAAAGTCTGTCTCTTTTTACAATTTCTTCATGACAAAATTGAGACAAACTACAGAAAGCACACTGAGGTGCACCACTATCTGAAAACTGTTGCATTTCATTGACTTGATCTGAAGCGTCGACCATAACTGAGACCAGGTGTACAGCTAATTCAGTTTCAGGCTGACacagggatacttcaggattttggcaatgaagccctttatctacttccccagagtccaaTGAACTCTTGGATACCATGTTTAggtctctgcatgcagtttgaagaaAGTTGCCAACTAGCGTTAGTGCAATTGCTAAATTGCGTTAGCAAAATTAAGCCGTCTACggtaactgctagcatgctagtagatacagtaccatagacttccagtcattgcggcAACGCTAGTTAGCACTGGCTCGCAAAATTTCCTTCAAGGGATGCAAATTCGGTCAATTTCATTGCTGACTAACCAACCGGTTAACAAACAGTTAAATTTGTTCCAAACAGTAAAATGAAGTGACCAACAGAAAATACTATGCATGGAAGACATTTTTCATTAAAaccttgaagaaaaaaaaagaataaacACGCGACAATAGCAAGCCTATCTTCTAATATTATCAAACATGAAACTACAGTAATGAAGCAGAGACTGaacacattttcaaacatttgccaaaatgcaattTGCCGGAAGACACCGTTCTAAAAAGATGCATCTGATGCGAGCcgtttcatgtgacagagatgaacaTCTCCATTCGAAACTTTGAGGGAAAATGTAAACATGCAACAAcgaggatgggttgttaatacgattaggattgtgcctttggcttctggaTAACTAAATAGTTGATATGAAATCCAGTACTGAGAGAAAGTCTGAATCTCAGCTGTTTCATGctgctcctccctctcccactgctCCCTGCGCCTGtcagttttttttttgcatgggctgcatctcaatccaccgaaGGGCAGCCTTCCGAATCTGCGGTGGAAGTTGGCCGAGGTACAGCTGTGCTTGTCAGACCGCGAGACGCCTCGAAAAAGTCTGTATCATCAGAACAGTTTGGCATACTAACTAATATGACCACTCAATGGAAAGATGAGCCCCTCACTAACGGTGATGTTCTCGGTTGTACTCTAGTAGTctagtttgggctacacactaatatgacccgtCTATGGAAAGGTGAGAATCTCAAACATGTCTGTTGTTTTACTCTAGGAAGCCCACGAGTGTCACACGGCTCGCCTGTAGGTAGGCCAgtatcagtaaaaaaaaaaagattaaaaaaaAGAATGGAAGTAAACCAAACATTAGGAGTGCATCTGGCACCTACTACGATACCCCGTTCAAAACGCAATTAAATATTGTCTtccccattcaccttctgaatggcacacatacacaattaatGTCTCAAGGATTCAAAAATCCTTCTTTTGACcagtctcctccccctcatctacactggttgaagtggatttaccaagacatcaataagggatcacagctttcaggGCCTAAAATTAACACCAGCCATGTTGgcgggtggtcagggctccacagagTGAGCATTTCACTTCATTTGTAAATAAAACTAGTAAAGTATGATCACAtttacagttccagtcaaaagttgacacctactcattccagggtttttctatatttattttactatttcctacattgtagaataatagtgaagacatcagaactatgaaataacacttggaATCAGAGAACAGACTAGCAGCTGTCCACACAAACATACTTTTGGGTCATGTAGTATCAATATTTAAAGTTTCAACTGCTAgggaagagaaaaaaaaaaaaaaagaagctgctACTGGTCATACTCAATTTCACAGGCACATATATGACTTGTCACGTTACTACGGTAACGTCCCGCACTTAAAGGGGCAGGTGAATCTCTCTCATCTGTAATATTTTTGTGAAGACTTCCGTCACAAAATGTATGAAATTAAATTtaccacattacttcttactagTAGTACATTTATGGTTTTAGGAATATTACAAAGCACACTCATCTGCTTTTGTGTTTTGTTGGTATAattgcaacaaaaaaacaatattttggttGTTAAAATCTGAGTGGGTGGTAGATTAAATATATAATTATAGGCCCTGATAGCTTTCACCCGGTCAGTCTCAtgcaaagagcaggtgttcttaatgttttgtatactccaAAAGTAGTTTAGTGCCCCAAAATGTAGTATTTCTtatatataggacagacactaaaGTAGAACTGAGTTTAACTATTTTGCAGATGTAAAATCATTCTAAAAATCAGTAAAAAACATCAAATTCCCAGTtaatgctacaaaaccaacttcaaggttttaaaaataggttatatttgactCAATTCCATGATGTAcagtaaggcattgttggcagaatagatggatgcagttgcAGTGCATGAtgaatataattcaccaatacatttcctGGGAGTCccaaaaatattgctatcaggttgtaactCACAGCTGGCCTAGTACATTGTTTGCAACCTCCACCCATTCAGgattagggctgggcgatatggacaaaatATCATATACCGATTTGTCATGTTTGACAGTATTCGATTTTTTGAATAAATACTCAATATACTTTGAGTAGTTcatgaccctagggtggcaaTACAAATAAGTTATTTCAAAATGGGGCTTCAATACAACTCTAAACAAACATACATTTCTGTACTTCTATCATCATTTCCACAAAGCATGATACGAGCCAAAATAAATCTAGACCTAGTTAACTGGTGGAATCATGGAAATTATGATTAATCTAATTCTATAGTTGGAAACAGTGGGAAGCACCTAGAATAAATTGTCTGACGTGAATAAGTCAGTGAAGAATTATTGACAGAGTAAGAaccagtgttggtcagtgtttccaggTGACCCTAATTAGATGTTACATGTTCTCTCACTTCATGTAGCTAGTTAGGTGAATGAATATGTTGGTTATTACTCTCTGATAAGCAGGTTTGTGCAGTGGTATCTTATCAAGGCCTACATCAGAATCGGTACCAGGCCGTATTAGCCAACTAGCTGTGTTTGCTCTGACTCTTAGTACATTTAGCAAGCTTGCGATTAGCATTAGcagctaaaaaaaaatattatagcaAAACCTTGCTAATAAGACAACTAGCAAAGAGTAAGATGCACAAACgaatagtgtaattatagaaaCGCTTGTGGAAAGCAGCATGTCACCAACATTGTTGCATCCATCGACCCATGCAGAGTGAACAGCAAGAAAGTGCTTGGTCCAACAACTGCtctctccttgagtgacagggggcagggcttggtgtggTTAGTGGCATTCAGCAGCAGGGAGAGATGAGTCAAATATAAAACAGAGTAAACTATCACATAGACCCCTTTCTGTGTTTACAAACGAGGGAGATATGCGCAAGTTGGTGGCAGAACACCAGTTCTTATTGAACGCCAGCAACAACAGAAAATCTGTGCGTGACGTCAGTGTGTGGTGTACTGGAAAAGGGTctatttaacaaaccaaacattgaaaCACTAATAGAAGATAAAGTAAAAACTCAAACTGGtctgtgcatcaataccggtatacaGTAAAATATGGCATACCACCCAGCCCTGTTCAGGTTACACCAGTTTAGTTTATGACTCAATATTCTGGACAAAAATGGATgaaactaaggctgggaatgtcaatacaatcatctgtggatctattggggcggtatgcaaattgaagtgggtctagagtgtcaggtaaAGTGGAGGTGATATAATCCTTAACTAgtgtctcaaagcacttcatgatgacagaagtgagtgcgaTGGGGCgacagtcatttagttcagttaccttttctttcttgggtacaggaataatggtggacatcttgaagcaagtggggacagcagacggCTGTTCGTAAACActtcagccagctggtctgcgcatgctcagaGAACACAGCTAGGGATgacgtctgggccggcagccttgtgagggttaacacgcttaaatgtcttaatattaataataataataataataataataataataataataataataatatcggCCACGGAGAATGAGAGCCCACTGAGAGTCCTCCGGAGCGGGCGTGTCGATGACAcagtgttatcctcaaagtgggcgaagGTGTTTAAGCCTGTCCTGGAGCAAGactgtccgcgacgtggctggttttcgcTTTGTAATCTGACTgcctggagtccctgccacatacgtctcatgtctgagccggtAAATTGCAACTCCACTGTCTCTGTAATGACATTTTGCCTGTGATTGTCTACGAAGGGCATAtgtgcactgtttgtattctaccatattcccagtcaccttgccgtggttaaatgcagtggttggcgctttcagttttgcatgaatgctgccatctatccacagtttttgatttgggtaggttttaatagccAGTGGGAACAACCcgccctatacacttcctgatgaactcagtcaccgcgcacgtcaatgttattctcgaaggcaacccggaacatatcccagtctgcgtgatcaaatCTTTAAACAATTCAATTGGTCAGACGAGTATAGCATAGACCTTAGCACAGGTAATTCCTGTTTgggtttctgcctataggaagggaggagcagaatggagtcatgatctgattgccaaagggagggcgttGTAGCCATCCCGGAAGGGAAAGTAACATGTTTTTGAAGCGCTACAGTACTACAGGCAATGTCTTGATAAAACTTTGGGagtgttttcctcaaatttgctttgttaaaggCCCGAGCTACAATAAATTGCGGCCTCAGGATGTGTGGTTTCCAGTTGacacaaagtccagtgtagttccttgaagGCCGTGGtggtattggcttgagggggaatatacacggctgtgattataacaTAAGAGAATTgtcttgggaggtaatatggtcgtcacttgattgtgaggtattctaggtcgggtaaACAAAAGGACGTGAGGTCCCTgtacgttatcacaatcacaccatgagtagttaatcatacACCTCCACCTTTCTTCTTCCCATCTGttcgatgtactgagaacccagctggctgtatggacgggcaCAGTATATAAGGAGTCATGATTCCGTAAaccagtatgttacagtccccaGATACACATCGGGGAgctgagctcatctactttactgtccagggactgaacattagcaagtaatatacaCACGGAAGCGCTGGATGAAGTCCACGCCGAATACCTCTTCCCGCCGGCagcgtcttggagcagcctctgggataagtttgATTAccagttgtgcatttggtttgctaatttagtagctagttagccatCTAGCGGAATAGTTTGCTTCATCCAAAATGAAGCATTTGCTTGGCAACAGCAGAGACTACCCTGCTGACTACCCTTCaaatccaggctctatcacacCAAACATGCACAGCATGACAGTATACCCAGAGAATTATTTTAGAACAGAAAGCTTCAGGAAAAAGTGCTTCGACAGTGGAAAAGTCAGTCAGAAGGCATTGATGTCATTTTATAAAAGGTGATAag of the Oncorhynchus clarkii lewisi isolate Uvic-CL-2024 chromosome 3, UVic_Ocla_1.0, whole genome shotgun sequence genome contains:
- the LOC139398026 gene encoding serine/threonine-protein kinase tousled-like 1-B, which produces MSVQSNSGSLEGTPSWSQISTSLSQQHITAVVKAKGGTMEELHSLDPRRQELLEARFMGAVTGTGGSTGGSTGSTSGGTKGMTNNDCSNQSFGSLGSSSDKESESSDVKRGSSPAYSTPEKKHSESSRGRKRKPDTQSESSQGKSIVRGPKISDYFDFQGGNGSSPVRGLPPVIRSPQNSHSHTAQVSSIRQNSSSPTSLSFGDHVMHPKQLAVKCVQTDLTGLKLAALESNKNLDLEKKEGRIDDLLRANCDLRRQIDEQQKLLEKYKERLNKCITMSKKLLIEKSTQEKQACREKSMQDRLRLGHFTTVRHGASFTEQWTDGFAFQNLVKQQEWINQQREEIEKQRKLLAKRKPPSSSNSQAPTTNSEPKQRKTKAVNGAENDPFLKPSLPQLLTLAEYHEQEEIYKLRLGHLKKEEAEIQAELERLERVRNLHIRELKRINNEDSSQFKDHPTLNDRYLLLHLLGRGGFSEVYKAFDLIEQRYAAVKIHQLNKNWREEKKENYHKHACREYRIHKQLDHPRIVKLYDYFSLDTDTFCTVLEYCEGNDLDFYLKQHKLMSEKEARSIVMQIVNALRYLNEIKPPIIHYDLKPGNILLVDGTACGEIKITDFGLSKIMDDDSYGADGMDLTSQGAGTYWYLPPECFVVGKEPPKISNKVDVWSVGIIFFQCLYGRKPFGHNQSQQDILQENTILKATEVQFPVKPVASNEAKAFIRRCLAYRKEDRFDVHQLGRDSYLLPHMRRSSSSGNLQLGAGGSGPASSSIISY